The proteins below are encoded in one region of Mycobacterium pseudokansasii:
- a CDS encoding SCO1664 family protein: protein MNPGNDACEVLRDGELTVLGRIRSASNATFLCEATLGDSTVHCVYKPVSGEQPLWDFPDGTLAGRELSAYLVSAWLGWNIVPYTVIRDGPAGPGMLQLWVRQPGDSLDADARPGPDLVDLFPTGKPRPGYLPVLRAYDYAGDEVVLMHADDDQLRRMAVFDVLVNNADRKGGHILCGIDGRVYGVDHGVCMHVQDKLRTVLWGWAGKPIDDQTLEAVARLAEALAGPLDDALRGHVTSAEIAALRRRAHALLDSPVMPGPNRHRPIPWPAF from the coding sequence ATGAACCCGGGCAATGACGCATGTGAGGTGTTGCGCGACGGCGAATTGACGGTCCTGGGTCGCATTCGCTCGGCGAGCAACGCGACGTTTCTGTGTGAGGCGACGCTGGGCGACAGTACCGTCCATTGCGTCTACAAGCCGGTGTCGGGTGAGCAGCCGCTGTGGGATTTTCCCGACGGGACGTTGGCCGGTCGCGAACTCAGCGCCTATCTCGTGTCGGCGTGGTTGGGCTGGAACATCGTGCCCTACACCGTAATTCGCGATGGACCGGCGGGGCCGGGCATGTTGCAGCTGTGGGTGCGGCAACCCGGTGATTCGTTAGACGCCGATGCGCGTCCCGGGCCCGATTTGGTGGACCTGTTTCCGACGGGCAAGCCGCGGCCGGGCTATCTGCCCGTGCTGCGCGCCTACGACTACGCCGGCGACGAGGTCGTCCTGATGCACGCCGACGACGACCAGTTGCGGCGGATGGCGGTGTTCGATGTCCTGGTCAATAACGCCGACCGTAAGGGTGGCCACATCTTGTGCGGGATCGACGGCCGGGTGTATGGCGTCGACCATGGCGTGTGCATGCATGTGCAGGACAAGCTGCGCACGGTGTTGTGGGGGTGGGCGGGCAAGCCGATCGACGACCAGACGCTCGAGGCGGTGGCCAGGCTCGCCGAAGCCCTTGCCGGACCGTTGGACGATGCGCTGAGGGGCCACGTCACCAGCGCCGAGATCGCGGCGCTGCGCCGGCGGGCGCATGCCCTGCTGGACAGTCCGGTGATGCCCGGACCTAACCGTCATCGTCCGATTCCGTGGCCGGCGTTCTAG
- a CDS encoding DUF3090 domain-containing protein encodes MARAIHVFRTPDRFVAGTVGQPGNRTFYIQAAHDDRVVSVVLEKQQVAVLAERIGALLLEVNRRFGTPVPPEPAEVEDLNPLIMPVDAEFRVGTMGLGWDSEAQTVVVELLAVTDAEFDASVVLDDTDEGPDAVRVFLTPESARQFATRSNRVISAGRPPCPLCQEPLDPQGHICARTNGYRRDLLFRSDDEPGQ; translated from the coding sequence ATGGCGCGCGCTATTCACGTATTCCGCACACCCGACCGCTTCGTCGCCGGGACCGTTGGCCAGCCCGGAAATCGCACGTTCTACATCCAGGCGGCTCATGACGACCGGGTGGTCTCGGTGGTGCTGGAGAAGCAGCAAGTCGCGGTGCTGGCCGAGCGCATCGGCGCGCTGCTGCTGGAAGTGAACCGCCGCTTCGGTACGCCGGTGCCCCCGGAGCCCGCCGAGGTCGAGGATCTGAATCCGTTGATCATGCCGGTGGACGCCGAGTTTCGAGTCGGGACCATGGGACTGGGCTGGGATTCCGAAGCCCAGACGGTGGTCGTGGAGCTGTTGGCCGTCACCGACGCGGAGTTCGACGCCTCGGTGGTGCTCGACGACACCGACGAGGGTCCCGACGCCGTACGGGTGTTCTTGACGCCTGAGTCGGCACGGCAGTTCGCTACCAGGTCCAACCGCGTCATCTCGGCGGGCCGTCCGCCGTGCCCGCTGTGTCAGGAGCCTTTGGATCCGCAGGGACATATCTGTGCACGGACCAACGGGTACCGGCGCGACCTGTTGTTCAGGTCTGACGATGAACCCGGGCAATGA